A genomic segment from Gemmatimonadaceae bacterium encodes:
- a CDS encoding PadR family transcriptional regulator, whose protein sequence is MNDNSLELLQGTLDVLVLRTLAWGAMHGYAITRWIRERTEGTIAIEDAPLYKALHRLERLGFVEADWGVSENNRRARYYRLTPAGRAALSQKESSWRRYAAAVFRVLEPTS, encoded by the coding sequence GTGAACGATAACTCGCTCGAGCTCCTGCAGGGGACGCTGGACGTCCTCGTGCTCAGGACGCTGGCCTGGGGGGCGATGCACGGCTACGCCATCACCCGGTGGATCCGCGAGCGGACCGAGGGGACGATTGCGATCGAGGATGCCCCGCTCTACAAGGCGCTGCACCGCCTGGAGCGACTCGGCTTCGTCGAGGCCGACTGGGGGGTGTCGGAGAACAATCGGCGGGCGCGCTACTACCGGCTGACGCCGGCGGGGCGCGCGGCGCTCTCCCAGAAGGAGTCGTCGTGGCGGCGCTATGCCGCCGCCGTCTTCCGGGTCCTGGAGCCGACCTCATGA
- a CDS encoding ABC transporter permease yields MKRFIRLPSRSRGRIERDVADELDFHLRERAEALVASGFAPDEALRQAEQEFGDIRGTRRFLTRFDNQTEHMTGRRDYFGDLRQDIWYALRALRRAPGFTATAVLTLALGIGANIAIFSVVNGVLLRPLPFPRPEALYRVWSAGPNDGVTRAAVSAVDLDDWRAQRRAILDMGGFWYAAGGSGIDMLGRGEPRRLSAVFTTAGFYGTLAMTPAVGRVPREDELVRGGRDRVVMLSHAFWEKEFGGDSAVVGTSLTLGSEAYEVLGVMPAGLSYPAPDVDVFVPYSTIPDAAIPRIRPTRILDVVARARDGVTRAAVEQELQAITARLAREYPENAALGSATVVPLHEALTGNVRTGLFLLSAAVMLVLLIACVNVASLQLARGSVRGRELAVRRALGASGGRIVRQLLTESMVLSLVGGVAGVALAALSVRALQALGTRELPRGSESSLDGTVLAFALALSVLSGILFGLVPAWRSAASAPQRALRDAARGIAGDGATRLRSGLVVAEVALALMLVAGGAVMTRSFMALLHVDPGFRPDHTVVLNYTLSDERHQDYTITYQQVLERVRAVPGVVGAASMKDAPLRGVGERIGFRLPGMTIPAGEEGPSAASLHVSDDIFRTLGTRLVSGREFAPTDRRGAPFVMVVNEAFARRWFPGQEALGKSLLFGESTSAEIVGVVGDIRQRSMAEAAEPTVYIHVPQNGRVRMNLVVRTRGEPLALGPAIRNAIWSVDRLQTITSIFTLDQALGEAVARPRLLMVLMAAFGVLGLALGALGLYGVLSYLVNQRRREIGVRLALGADVGRVRQMVVGYGLRLTAIGVVLGLAGAVAAGRLLGTLVYGVNPVDPALLALVSLTLLGVAAASSWAPARRASLVDPAVTLREE; encoded by the coding sequence ATGAAACGCTTCATTCGACTGCCGAGCCGTTCCCGCGGGCGCATCGAACGGGACGTGGCGGACGAACTCGACTTCCACCTGCGTGAGCGCGCCGAGGCGCTCGTCGCCAGCGGTTTCGCCCCCGACGAGGCGCTGCGCCAGGCCGAGCAGGAGTTCGGCGACATCAGGGGGACGCGCCGCTTCCTGACCCGGTTCGACAACCAGACGGAGCACATGACCGGACGGCGCGACTACTTCGGCGACTTGCGCCAGGACATCTGGTACGCCCTGCGCGCCTTGCGTCGCGCCCCCGGCTTCACGGCGACCGCGGTCCTGACCCTCGCGCTGGGGATCGGCGCCAATATCGCGATCTTCTCCGTCGTGAACGGGGTGCTCCTGCGCCCGCTCCCCTTCCCGCGTCCCGAGGCGCTCTACCGGGTGTGGTCGGCGGGCCCGAACGACGGCGTGACGAGGGCTGCCGTCTCCGCGGTCGACCTCGACGACTGGCGCGCACAGCGACGCGCGATCCTCGACATGGGGGGCTTCTGGTATGCGGCCGGCGGGAGCGGGATCGACATGCTGGGTCGTGGCGAGCCGCGACGGCTGTCGGCCGTCTTCACGACCGCCGGCTTCTACGGAACGCTGGCGATGACGCCAGCGGTTGGACGCGTCCCTCGCGAGGATGAACTAGTCCGCGGCGGGCGAGACCGGGTGGTCATGTTGTCGCACGCCTTCTGGGAGAAGGAGTTCGGGGGCGACTCGGCCGTGGTGGGGACGTCGCTCACGCTGGGGAGCGAAGCGTACGAAGTATTGGGAGTCATGCCTGCGGGGCTGAGCTATCCGGCCCCAGACGTCGACGTCTTTGTCCCGTACTCCACCATCCCCGACGCAGCCATTCCGCGAATTCGCCCCACGCGGATTCTCGACGTGGTGGCCCGCGCGCGCGATGGCGTCACGCGCGCCGCGGTGGAGCAGGAGCTGCAGGCGATCACCGCGCGGCTGGCGCGCGAGTATCCGGAGAACGCGGCGTTGGGGTCGGCGACCGTCGTCCCGCTGCACGAAGCGCTGACCGGGAACGTGCGCACGGGACTGTTCCTCCTGTCGGCCGCGGTCATGCTCGTGCTCCTCATCGCCTGCGTGAACGTGGCGTCGCTGCAACTGGCGCGTGGGAGCGTGCGGGGGCGCGAGCTTGCCGTGCGCCGCGCGCTGGGCGCGTCGGGAGGGCGCATCGTGCGGCAGCTCCTCACGGAGAGCATGGTGCTGTCGCTGGTTGGAGGGGTGGCGGGCGTGGCGCTGGCCGCGCTAAGCGTGCGTGCGCTGCAGGCGCTTGGGACGCGTGAGCTTCCGCGCGGCAGCGAGTCGTCGCTGGACGGGACCGTGCTCGCCTTTGCACTGGCACTGTCTGTGTTGTCCGGGATTCTGTTTGGCCTCGTTCCCGCGTGGCGATCGGCTGCCAGCGCGCCGCAGCGCGCGCTGCGCGACGCCGCTCGCGGCATTGCCGGCGATGGTGCCACGCGCCTGCGCAGCGGCCTCGTGGTGGCCGAAGTGGCGCTGGCGCTCATGCTTGTAGCTGGCGGGGCGGTGATGACGCGCTCCTTCATGGCGCTCCTCCACGTGGACCCTGGCTTCCGGCCGGACCACACCGTCGTGCTCAACTACACGCTCAGCGACGAGCGCCACCAGGACTACACCATCACCTACCAACAGGTGCTGGAGCGGGTGCGCGCCGTTCCGGGCGTGGTCGGCGCCGCATCCATGAAGGATGCGCCGCTGCGAGGCGTGGGCGAGCGCATCGGCTTTCGGCTTCCCGGCATGACGATCCCCGCCGGTGAGGAGGGACCGTCGGCGGCGAGCCTTCACGTGAGCGACGACATCTTCCGAACGTTAGGGACGCGCCTCGTCTCGGGGCGGGAGTTCGCCCCGACCGATCGGCGCGGCGCGCCCTTCGTCATGGTGGTCAACGAGGCCTTCGCGCGTCGCTGGTTCCCGGGGCAGGAGGCGCTGGGCAAGTCGCTCCTGTTTGGCGAGTCGACATCGGCCGAGATCGTGGGCGTGGTGGGCGACATCCGCCAGCGCTCGATGGCCGAGGCGGCGGAGCCCACGGTGTACATACACGTGCCGCAGAACGGGCGCGTGCGCATGAACCTCGTGGTGCGCACGCGTGGCGAACCGCTGGCGCTCGGCCCCGCCATCCGCAACGCGATCTGGTCGGTCGACCGCTTGCAGACGATCACTTCCATCTTCACGCTGGACCAGGCGCTGGGCGAGGCGGTGGCGAGGCCGCGGCTCCTGATGGTGCTGATGGCGGCGTTCGGCGTGCTGGGGTTGGCGTTAGGCGCGCTGGGGCTCTACGGCGTCCTGTCCTACCTGGTCAACCAGCGCCGGCGCGAGATCGGCGTGCGACTGGCCCTGGGGGCCGACGTGGGGCGCGTGCGCCAGATGGTGGTGGGCTACGGATTGCGCCTGACGGCCATCGGCGTGGTGCTGGGGCTCGCCGGCGCGGTGGCCGCGGGACGGCTGCTGGGCACCCTCGTCTACGGCGTGAACCCGGTGGACCCGGCGCTGCTCGCGCTGGTGTCGCTCACCTTGCTGGGCGTCGCGGCGGCATCGAGCTGGGCCCCCGCGCGGCGCGCCTCGCTGGTGGATCCGGCGGTCACGCTGCGCGAGGAGTGA
- a CDS encoding family 20 glycosylhydrolase, translating into MLTRSLVSSLTLGAFASLCPFTTGELAAQGARAAGGAGRGAAEQGAPSQGTPLLPVPSTLRLGEGRFAIDSTTAIAVTGHSDARLERAIARFQARLARRISQPVSRSISRTATPRTIAIDVRGAGLPVQGVDEDERYTLSVARDGATLQAATTVGALRGLETLLQLVESDAAGFGIRAVSIADEPRFPWRGLNLDVSRHFMPIEQVKKTIDGMAMVKLNVLHWHLSDDQGFRVESKRFPRLHELGSDGLYFTQEEVREVVAYARDRGIRVVPEFDMPGHTTAWFVGYPQYSAQRPPIAIRREWGGADAIFDPTREETYTFIARFIDEMAPLFPDAYWHIGGDEVEAKHWDSNADIVAWRKRHGFKDNDALQAHFNKRLTAILTRHGKRMMGWDEILHPDLPPRTVVQSWRGTQYLANSAKQGFSGILSAPWYLDHIKPASEYYAADPVPQFDELTPAQQRLILGGEACIWAEYITAESADSRIWPRLGAIAERLWSPRTVTDVGDMYRRLELLTDRLEGAGFRVRSHPARMLATIAPGLDTTPVESLFTAVQPPAFGQTTNGAMLNQRHPLTRLVDASRPDPAGRWMTERLVRRVVLDAGDVAARDSLLIAFQRWSQLLPRIEALGAQSPTLAQAVPAARALARTAAIGAEALGFIAAGRRAPADWASRSAEELKRYDAPVEALRVAIVGDVRKLLAIAAPAP; encoded by the coding sequence ATGCTGACTCGGTCGCTGGTTTCGTCGCTCACGCTGGGCGCCTTCGCCTCGTTGTGCCCGTTCACCACGGGAGAGCTCGCGGCACAGGGGGCGCGCGCGGCGGGCGGTGCGGGGCGGGGCGCAGCGGAGCAGGGCGCGCCATCTCAGGGAACGCCGCTCCTCCCCGTCCCCTCGACGCTGCGACTCGGCGAGGGGCGCTTCGCAATCGACAGCACCACGGCGATCGCCGTCACCGGGCACAGCGACGCGCGGCTCGAACGGGCCATCGCCCGCTTCCAGGCGCGCCTGGCGCGCCGCATCTCGCAGCCGGTGTCGCGCTCCATTTCCCGCACCGCGACGCCGCGCACCATCGCCATCGACGTGCGCGGAGCCGGGCTTCCGGTGCAGGGGGTGGACGAGGACGAGCGCTACACGCTGAGCGTGGCGCGCGACGGCGCCACGCTGCAGGCGGCGACGACGGTGGGCGCCTTGCGCGGGTTGGAGACGCTGTTGCAGCTGGTGGAATCGGACGCGGCGGGCTTCGGCATCCGCGCCGTCTCCATCGCCGATGAGCCGCGCTTCCCGTGGCGCGGCCTCAACCTCGACGTCTCGCGCCACTTCATGCCCATCGAGCAGGTGAAGAAGACGATCGACGGAATGGCGATGGTCAAGCTCAACGTCCTGCACTGGCACCTGAGCGACGACCAGGGGTTCCGCGTGGAGAGCAAGCGCTTTCCCAGGTTGCACGAGCTGGGGAGCGACGGGCTGTACTTCACGCAGGAAGAGGTGCGCGAGGTGGTGGCTTACGCGCGCGATCGCGGCATTCGCGTCGTCCCGGAGTTCGACATGCCGGGGCACACCACGGCGTGGTTCGTCGGCTACCCGCAGTACAGCGCCCAGCGTCCCCCCATCGCCATCCGCCGCGAGTGGGGTGGCGCCGACGCGATCTTCGATCCCACCAGGGAGGAGACCTACACCTTCATTGCGCGCTTCATCGACGAGATGGCGCCGCTCTTCCCCGACGCGTACTGGCACATCGGTGGCGACGAGGTCGAGGCCAAGCACTGGGACTCGAACGCCGACATCGTCGCCTGGCGCAAGCGGCACGGCTTCAAGGACAACGACGCGCTGCAGGCGCACTTCAACAAGCGCCTCACGGCGATCCTCACCAGGCACGGGAAGCGCATGATGGGGTGGGACGAGATCCTCCACCCCGACCTGCCGCCGCGCACGGTGGTCCAGTCCTGGCGCGGGACGCAGTACCTGGCAAACTCCGCGAAGCAGGGCTTCTCCGGCATCCTGTCGGCGCCGTGGTACCTGGACCACATCAAGCCGGCCAGCGAGTACTACGCCGCCGACCCGGTGCCGCAGTTCGACGAACTCACCCCCGCGCAGCAGAGGCTCATCCTTGGCGGCGAGGCGTGCATCTGGGCGGAGTACATCACGGCCGAGAGCGCCGACTCGCGCATCTGGCCGCGCCTGGGGGCCATCGCCGAGCGACTCTGGTCGCCGCGCACCGTCACCGACGTCGGCGACATGTATCGCCGGCTCGAACTCCTCACCGATCGGCTCGAGGGGGCCGGCTTCCGCGTGCGCTCGCACCCGGCGCGCATGCTCGCCACCATCGCCCCGGGCTTGGACACCACGCCCGTCGAGTCGCTCTTCACGGCGGTGCAGCCACCGGCGTTCGGGCAGACCACCAACGGGGCAATGCTCAACCAGCGCCACCCGCTCACGCGCCTCGTCGATGCCTCGCGCCCCGATCCCGCTGGTCGCTGGATGACCGAGCGGCTCGTCAGGCGCGTGGTGCTCGACGCGGGTGATGTTGCGGCGCGCGACTCGCTCCTCATCGCCTTCCAGCGCTGGTCGCAACTTCTGCCGCGCATCGAGGCGCTCGGCGCGCAATCGCCCACGCTGGCGCAGGCGGTCCCGGCGGCGCGCGCGCTCGCGCGCACGGCGGCCATCGGGGCCGAGGCGCTGGGCTTCATCGCGGCCGGCCGCCGCGCCCCTGCCGACTGGGCTAGTCGGTCGGCGGAGGAACTCAAGCGCTACGACGCGCCGGTGGAGGCGTTGCGCGTGGCCATCGTGGGCGACGTGCGCAAGCTGCTGGCGATCGCGGCACCGGCGCCCTGA